In the Leptotrichia sp. oral taxon 212 genome, one interval contains:
- the purN gene encoding phosphoribosylglycinamide formyltransferase, which produces MSEIKKKIAVFVSGSGSNLQAIIDSIESGKLNCEIACVIADRPCYALERAENHNIKSIMLDRKLFGEKLSDEIDMILSGNEKISYIMLAGYLSILSEKFVKKWEGKIINMHPSLLPKFGGKGMYGLKVHEAVLKAGEKESGCTVHYVDSGIDTGEPIMSMKVPVLEGDTPETLQKRVLEKEHLLLVKGLEKILED; this is translated from the coding sequence ATGTCTGAAATAAAGAAAAAAATAGCAGTTTTTGTTTCAGGTTCAGGATCCAACTTACAAGCAATAATAGACAGTATAGAATCTGGAAAACTGAACTGTGAAATTGCCTGTGTTATAGCCGACAGGCCATGTTATGCACTGGAAAGGGCTGAAAATCATAATATAAAGTCTATCATGCTGGATAGAAAACTGTTCGGAGAAAAACTTTCAGATGAAATTGATATGATTTTAAGTGGCAATGAAAAAATTTCCTATATTATGCTTGCAGGTTATTTATCAATACTTTCAGAAAAATTTGTAAAAAAATGGGAGGGAAAAATTATAAATATGCATCCTTCGCTTCTTCCAAAATTTGGAGGGAAGGGAATGTATGGTCTTAAAGTTCATGAAGCAGTTCTGAAGGCAGGCGAGAAAGAGAGCGGATGCACAGTTCATTATGTGGATTCGGGTATAGACACAGGTGAACCGATAATGAGCATGAAAGTACCCGTACTTGAAGGAGATACACCGGAAACACTTCAGAAAAGAGTTCTTGAAAAGGAACATCTGCTTCTGGTAAAGGGACTTGAAAAAATATTAGAGGATTAG